The genomic window ACGGTGGGCGGGCGCGGCTCCTCTCCTCGCCGCCGGCGACGATTCTCCCAGGACCGACGGCGCACTCCCTTGCTTCGTCGAGTTTCTGGTGCGGGCGCCGTTGACACCGATTTGGCAGCTGACTGCTCCTTCGGGGCTCTATCGGAAGGGGCTTGATCTGCGGGAGGATGAGCAGATGCCATTCCCCGCTGTGGAACCACTCGCCTCGGGGCTGCTCGATCTCGATGACGGCACGCAGCTCTACTGGGAGGAGTCGGGCAACCCAGCCGGCAAGCCGATGATCTGGCTGCATGGCGGTCCGGGCAGCGGTCTGGGCGGTGGCGGCTATCGCCGGCGACCCGACCCGGCGGTGTGGCGGATCATCGGCATCGACCAGCGCGGGTGCGGCCGAAGCCGGCCGGTGGTGGGCGCACCCGGGTTTGACCTGACAGCTCTGACCACCGAGCGGCTCATCCGCGACATCGAGGCTGTGCGGGAACATCTTGGCATCGAGCAGTGGCTCGTGGCCGGAGGTTCGTGGGGCTCGACCCTCGCACTTGCCTACGCGCTGGCCCATCCCGACCGGGTGAGCGCGATCGTGCTGATCGCGGTGACGACCACCAGCCGCGCCGAGGTGAGCTGGATCAGCGAGTCAGTTGGGCGGATCTTCCCGAGGGAGTGGGAGGCGTTCGAGCTGGCCTCGGGCCGGCGTCCGGGACAGCGGGTGGTCGATGCGTATGTCGAGCGGCTCGCCGACCCCGACCTGACGGTTCGGGAGGCAGCCGCCCTTGCCTGGTGCACGTGGGAGGACGTCCACATGTCGCTGGTCGCGGGTCCGCTCTCGCCGCTGCGGGAGGAG from Ornithinimicrobium cryptoxanthini includes these protein-coding regions:
- the pip gene encoding prolyl aminopeptidase, with the translated sequence MPFPAVEPLASGLLDLDDGTQLYWEESGNPAGKPMIWLHGGPGSGLGGGGYRRRPDPAVWRIIGIDQRGCGRSRPVVGAPGFDLTALTTERLIRDIEAVREHLGIEQWLVAGGSWGSTLALAYALAHPDRVSAIVLIAVTTTSRAEVSWISESVGRIFPREWEAFELASGRRPGQRVVDAYVERLADPDLTVREAAALAWCTWEDVHMSLVAGPLSPLREEDPAFRLTFATQVTWFWSHSGFLGERGILDRIGEIAHLPAVLIHGRLDVSGPLATAWELHRAWPGSQLIVIEGEGHGGDSMAEEQERAYASFARS